One Gloeothece verrucosa PCC 7822 DNA window includes the following coding sequences:
- a CDS encoding J domain-containing protein produces the protein MVKSNHYKTLEVSQQATQGEIKQAYRRLAKQFHPDSRCETADHDKIVMINAAYEVLGDPQRRRAYDQQLSVGDTYDFSKRRQRRTADAQDIYQHHRQAEKNGEAYQDQWYQQTYSQVIRLINQIIKPLDSQIEALSADPFDDQLMEVFQSYLETCRHYLNQAKLLFSSRPNPPKLAKVAANLYYCLNQVNDGIEELELFTLNYDDHHLHTGKELFRIASRLRSEAQEYAKACVR, from the coding sequence ATGGTTAAATCAAATCACTATAAAACACTTGAAGTGAGTCAACAAGCGACTCAAGGGGAGATAAAACAAGCTTATCGGCGATTAGCAAAGCAGTTTCACCCAGATAGTCGCTGTGAAACTGCTGATCATGACAAAATCGTCATGATTAATGCAGCTTACGAAGTTTTAGGCGATCCTCAGCGCCGTCGTGCCTACGATCAACAACTCAGCGTTGGGGATACTTATGACTTCTCTAAGCGACGACAACGAAGAACCGCCGATGCTCAAGATATCTATCAACATCATCGTCAAGCCGAAAAAAATGGCGAGGCTTATCAGGATCAATGGTATCAACAAACCTATAGCCAAGTGATTCGTTTAATTAATCAGATCATTAAACCCTTGGATAGTCAGATTGAAGCTTTGTCGGCTGATCCATTTGATGATCAACTGATGGAAGTGTTCCAAAGTTACTTAGAAACCTGCCGCCATTATTTGAACCAAGCTAAACTGCTCTTTTCCTCTCGCCCCAATCCCCCTAAATTGGCTAAAGTAGCGGCAAATCTTTACTATTGTCTCAATCAAGTTAACGATGGCATAGAAGAGTTAGAACTATTTACCCTCAACTACGACGATCATCATTTACATACCGGTAAAGAACTCTTTAGAATCGCGTCTCGCTTACGCAGTGAAGCACAAGAATATGCTAAAGCTTGCGTGAGATAG
- a CDS encoding 6-pyruvoyl trahydropterin synthase family protein produces the protein MYCIINRRAQFSASHRYWLPELTEAENQKLFGLCSRFPGHGHNYVLYVSLYGELDHYGMVENLSYVKRVIKDEITSQLDYAYLNEVWPEFEQTLPTTENIARVIWQRLAPHLPLVNIQLFEHPELWADYQGNLMEATLTVKTHFSAAHRLALPELSLEENSEIYGKCARIHGHGHNYHLEVSVTGEIDPRTGMLVDLGALQKIIDEYVVEPFDHSFLNKDIPYFAQVVPTAENIAFYIAQLLQQPILELGAELDKVKLIESPNNSCEIYCRTRLHSPLPIKQEVALVS, from the coding sequence ATGTACTGCATTATCAATCGTAGGGCACAGTTTTCTGCGAGTCATCGGTACTGGTTGCCAGAACTCACTGAAGCAGAAAATCAAAAACTTTTTGGCCTTTGTAGCCGCTTTCCGGGTCATGGACATAACTATGTCCTCTATGTTTCTTTATATGGAGAACTCGATCACTATGGGATGGTAGAAAATCTATCCTATGTCAAGCGAGTCATTAAAGACGAAATTACCAGTCAACTTGACTATGCCTATCTTAACGAGGTATGGCCCGAATTTGAACAAACCCTACCCACTACAGAAAATATCGCGCGGGTGATTTGGCAACGTCTTGCCCCCCATTTACCTTTAGTCAATATACAACTGTTTGAACACCCTGAACTCTGGGCAGATTATCAAGGAAACCTTATGGAAGCAACTTTAACCGTTAAAACTCACTTTAGTGCGGCTCATCGCTTGGCCTTACCTGAACTCAGTTTAGAAGAAAATAGCGAAATTTATGGAAAATGCGCTCGAATTCACGGTCACGGGCATAATTATCATCTAGAAGTATCCGTTACCGGAGAAATAGACCCTCGCACGGGAATGCTGGTAGATTTAGGGGCATTACAAAAGATTATCGATGAGTATGTGGTAGAGCCGTTTGATCATAGTTTCCTCAATAAAGATATTCCCTATTTTGCTCAAGTAGTCCCAACCGCAGAAAATATCGCCTTTTATATTGCTCAATTATTACAGCAACCCATTCTTGAATTAGGGGCAGAACTCGATAAGGTAAAACTGATTGAAAGTCCTAATAACTCCTGTGAAATTTATTGCCGCACCCGGCTTCATTCTCCCTTACCCATCAAACAAGAAGTAGCATTAGTTAGTTAA
- the cysK gene encoding cysteine synthase A: MRIANNITELVGHTPLVQLNRIPQAEGCLAQIVVKLEGMNPASSVKDRIGVNMIDAAEKAGLISPGKTVLVEPTSGNTGIALAMAAAAKGYQLILTMPETMSLERRAMLRAYGAQLELTPGTEGMRGCIQKAYEIVRVLPNAYMLQQFNNPANPEIHRQTTAEEIWEDTDGKVDFLVAGVGTGGTITGVSEVIKQRKPSFKAIAVEPANSPILSGGKPGPHKIQGIGAGFIPEVLNINFIDEVIPVSDDDAMIFGRRLAREEGLLSGISSGAALCAAITIGKRPENEGKLIVVIQPSFGERYLSTPLFQELEPRMIAMLHG, translated from the coding sequence ATGCGAATTGCGAACAATATTACCGAATTAGTTGGTCACACGCCCTTAGTTCAGTTAAACCGTATTCCTCAAGCCGAAGGCTGCCTGGCTCAAATAGTGGTTAAATTGGAAGGCATGAATCCCGCCTCATCCGTCAAAGACCGCATCGGGGTAAATATGATTGATGCCGCCGAAAAAGCCGGGTTAATTTCTCCAGGAAAGACCGTTTTAGTAGAACCCACATCAGGCAATACCGGTATAGCCTTGGCCATGGCCGCGGCGGCTAAAGGATATCAACTCATTCTCACCATGCCAGAAACCATGAGTCTAGAACGGCGGGCCATGTTGCGAGCTTATGGGGCCCAGTTAGAACTCACCCCAGGAACAGAAGGTATGCGCGGATGTATTCAAAAAGCCTACGAAATCGTGCGAGTGCTGCCCAATGCCTATATGTTGCAACAATTTAATAATCCAGCTAACCCAGAAATCCACCGTCAAACCACAGCCGAGGAAATTTGGGAAGATACAGACGGAAAAGTCGATTTTCTCGTCGCAGGCGTGGGAACCGGCGGCACCATTACCGGTGTATCCGAAGTCATTAAACAGCGTAAACCCTCCTTTAAAGCCATCGCCGTTGAACCCGCCAATAGCCCCATTTTATCAGGCGGAAAACCCGGCCCTCACAAGATTCAAGGAATAGGTGCCGGTTTTATCCCAGAAGTTCTCAACATCAATTTCATTGATGAAGTTATCCCCGTTAGCGATGATGATGCCATGATTTTTGGTCGTCGTTTAGCACGAGAAGAAGGACTACTATCAGGAATTTCAAGCGGCGCGGCTCTTTGTGCCGCCATAACAATTGGCAAACGCCCTGAGAATGAAGGTAAACTAATAGTAGTCATTCAACCGAGTTTTGGTGAACGTTATTTAAGTACCCCTCTGTTCCAAGAATTAGAGCCGAGGATGATTGCTATGCTTCATGGTTAA
- a CDS encoding ATP-binding protein encodes MKNLVIAITFLWQLIVTATIAVIIISIWVNQPLVLENPWIIAAKMFQNIAEKYKLTLTDTPPTFAVDAFPVLVSLSGPPIQPPLDFKGYEPEKFYINIIVGITGLLLISIVGIIYSIDANKRLKKINLIFQAADPGSQIEKKFTAQNAQLEAIIEALPDLFFRVSSDGTIFEYRTKSSDDLYLTPEKFIGKRMQDVLPPMVGQQFEQAITQVQQKQALVRIEYSLLMTSGQQYYEARLVPLEKQEIIIIIRHISEQKKAEKALNESHALLELITKIQEKYIMAVAADDLFDQMLSNILDLTESEYGFIGEIFYRNNQEPDLEKTFLKMRSKANLKTTVLPEETQTLSANTSPEERQFYQLNPLFCTVILTGKPIISNNLSPAETPQGQVPPKFPSIQDFLGLPFYSNNKLIGLIGIANRTQGYNQDLINYLQPLLTTCANIIEAYRNEQRRQQAEEEILDLNQNLEQRVKERTEELEKLLETLSERTVQLEAINKELDSFCYSISHDLRAPLRHINGFVHALKRELTNYKIIEFTTINHYLEIIEESSQKMGDLIDGLLTLSRVGRKELILTTVCLRPLVDSAIHLVTFPKNTQKIKFIIGDLPSVKGDATLLKQVFVNLIDNAVKFSRDRSPAIIEINSFPDGTIFVKDNGVGFAREYADKLFGPFQRLHTQNKFKGTGIGLSIVQRIIHRHGGEIWAESELDKGATFYFKLA; translated from the coding sequence ATGAAAAACCTAGTGATAGCCATAACATTTCTATGGCAATTGATTGTAACAGCAACCATAGCAGTTATTATAATTAGTATTTGGGTTAATCAACCTTTGGTGCTGGAAAACCCTTGGATAATAGCGGCTAAAATGTTCCAAAATATAGCCGAGAAATATAAGTTAACTCTTACTGATACTCCTCCTACTTTTGCTGTAGATGCTTTCCCAGTGCTGGTGAGCTTGTCGGGACCCCCTATACAGCCGCCACTAGATTTTAAAGGATATGAGCCAGAGAAGTTTTATATTAATATCATTGTTGGGATAACTGGCTTGTTGTTAATCAGTATTGTGGGAATAATTTATAGTATTGATGCGAACAAGCGGCTTAAAAAAATCAATCTAATCTTTCAGGCGGCAGACCCAGGTAGTCAAATAGAAAAAAAGTTTACCGCCCAAAATGCTCAACTAGAAGCCATTATTGAGGCCTTACCCGATTTATTTTTCCGCGTCAGTTCAGACGGCACAATTTTTGAGTATAGAACTAAATCTAGTGATGATTTATATCTCACTCCAGAAAAATTTATCGGTAAACGAATGCAAGATGTTTTACCGCCGATGGTTGGCCAGCAATTTGAGCAGGCTATTACCCAAGTACAACAGAAACAAGCATTAGTTAGGATCGAGTATAGCTTATTGATGACCAGTGGACAGCAATATTACGAAGCCCGTTTAGTCCCCTTAGAAAAACAAGAAATAATCATTATTATTCGCCATATCAGCGAACAGAAAAAAGCCGAGAAAGCCCTGAACGAGAGTCATGCCTTACTTGAATTAATTACTAAGATTCAAGAAAAATATATCATGGCTGTTGCTGCTGATGATTTATTTGATCAAATGCTCTCTAATATCCTTGACTTAACCGAGAGTGAATATGGATTTATTGGAGAAATATTTTACAGGAATAATCAAGAACCTGACCTCGAAAAAACCTTTTTAAAAATGCGTTCCAAAGCGAATTTAAAAACGACTGTTTTGCCTGAAGAAACTCAAACCCTCTCGGCAAATACCAGCCCTGAAGAAAGGCAATTTTACCAGCTTAATCCCCTATTTTGCACAGTCATTCTCACCGGCAAACCCATTATTTCTAATAATTTATCTCCCGCCGAGACTCCTCAAGGACAAGTCCCCCCAAAATTCCCATCTATTCAAGATTTTTTAGGGCTTCCTTTTTACAGCAATAATAAATTAATTGGCCTCATAGGCATTGCTAACCGAACCCAAGGTTACAATCAAGATTTAATTAATTATCTTCAGCCGCTTTTAACCACTTGTGCTAATATTATTGAAGCTTATCGTAATGAGCAACGCCGTCAGCAAGCAGAAGAAGAAATCCTTGACCTCAATCAAAACCTAGAACAACGGGTTAAAGAACGTACAGAAGAATTAGAAAAATTATTAGAAACACTTTCTGAACGAACTGTACAGTTAGAAGCTATTAATAAAGAACTTGACTCTTTTTGCTATTCAATTTCCCATGATTTACGCGCTCCCTTGCGACATATTAATGGTTTTGTTCATGCTTTGAAACGAGAACTGACAAATTATAAAATTATTGAGTTTACTACCATTAATCATTATTTAGAAATCATCGAAGAAAGTAGCCAAAAAATGGGAGATTTAATTGATGGATTACTTACTCTGTCAAGGGTTGGACGAAAAGAGCTAATTTTAACAACTGTCTGCTTACGTCCTTTAGTGGACTCTGCAATTCATCTTGTCACTTTTCCTAAAAATACCCAAAAAATTAAATTTATTATCGGAGATTTACCCTCTGTCAAGGGAGATGCTACTTTATTAAAACAGGTGTTTGTCAATTTAATTGATAATGCTGTTAAATTTAGTCGCGATCGCTCTCCGGCGATCATTGAGATCAACTCTTTCCCAGATGGAACGATTTTTGTTAAAGACAATGGGGTGGGTTTTGCTAGAGAATATGCTGATAAACTCTTTGGTCCTTTTCAACGATTGCACACTCAAAATAAATTTAAAGGGACTGGTATTGGCTTGTCAATTGTGCAGCGTATTATTCATCGTCATGGGGGAGAAATTTGGGCTGAAAGTGAATTAGATAAAGGAGCGACGTTTTATTTTAAGTTGGCTTGA
- a CDS encoding purple acid phosphatase family protein, translating to MLAVVSRLSTQETMISNSSLLTDPFLQLPTETSVQVVWFTDFAGSQHQVLYGNHLEYSVEANTTLLSRMREDSHSKITPSYIKTTQREIWRHEAQISGLTPGIRLPYQVISIRDEQEIKSDIFTLAASPKAATPLKILLTSDHQLKPLVAANLQKVVETIGRVDAVFFAGDLVNIPDRASEWFDDSRGGAFFPCLQGRANYALAKNHLTTIYHGGELIQNAPIFPTLGNHEVMGRFSKETSLDEQFEDAFPRLQADKLYPEVAAEVNPNDDPLVQKTWVKDSSFNTDTYEEIFTLPQDSPGGKQYYAVTFGDIRLIVLYVTNIWRSPHLSSDVKGRYQEREKDLEHPQNWGYGQLIFEPISQGSPQYKWLAEQLQSEEFQAAKYKMVMLHHPPHSLGANIVPPYTNPLPKISYDSLGKIRAVNYIYPQEKDYIIQDLMPLLESAGVQLVFYGHSHLWNRFVSPSGIHFLESSNVGNSYGAYLGSQKRPIPMGELNYNYALTGNPNGLEAVLPNLAPLLDEHHQPLPYIASNDITVFSILDTGKGTVSSYYFDTRDPKGPVIKFDEFKV from the coding sequence ATGTTGGCAGTGGTTAGCCGCTTATCGACCCAAGAAACCATGATTTCTAACTCTTCTCTATTAACTGATCCGTTTTTACAACTCCCCACAGAAACCTCTGTACAAGTGGTCTGGTTTACGGATTTTGCGGGTTCTCAACATCAAGTTCTCTATGGAAACCATTTAGAATATTCTGTAGAAGCGAACACGACTCTACTGAGTCGGATGCGGGAAGATTCTCACTCAAAAATTACGCCGAGTTATATCAAAACCACTCAACGGGAAATTTGGCGGCATGAAGCGCAAATAAGCGGATTAACGCCAGGTATTCGCCTTCCTTATCAAGTGATCAGTATTAGAGATGAACAAGAAATTAAAAGCGATATTTTTACCCTAGCGGCTAGTCCTAAAGCGGCTACTCCTTTAAAAATTCTGCTGACTTCGGATCATCAACTTAAACCTTTAGTGGCGGCTAATTTACAAAAAGTGGTTGAAACCATTGGACGAGTGGATGCGGTTTTTTTTGCCGGCGATCTGGTGAACATTCCTGATCGCGCTTCTGAGTGGTTTGATGATAGTAGAGGGGGAGCGTTTTTTCCCTGTTTACAAGGACGCGCGAATTATGCTTTAGCGAAAAATCATCTTACCACCATTTATCATGGAGGTGAATTAATTCAAAATGCGCCGATTTTTCCGACCTTGGGTAATCATGAGGTGATGGGACGTTTTTCTAAAGAGACAAGTTTAGATGAACAGTTTGAAGATGCTTTTCCTCGTCTGCAAGCCGATAAATTATATCCAGAAGTTGCTGCTGAGGTGAACCCGAATGATGATCCTCTTGTTCAAAAAACTTGGGTGAAAGATTCTTCATTTAATACCGATACTTATGAAGAAATTTTTACGCTTCCTCAAGATAGTCCAGGGGGAAAACAATATTATGCGGTGACTTTTGGGGATATTCGCTTAATTGTTTTGTATGTGACGAATATTTGGCGTTCTCCTCATCTTAGTTCGGATGTCAAAGGGAGATATCAAGAACGGGAAAAAGACTTGGAACATCCGCAAAATTGGGGCTATGGACAACTGATTTTTGAACCGATTTCTCAGGGAAGTCCTCAATATAAATGGTTAGCAGAACAATTGCAGAGCGAAGAATTTCAAGCGGCTAAATATAAAATGGTGATGCTTCATCATCCGCCGCATAGTTTAGGGGCTAATATTGTTCCTCCTTATACAAATCCTCTGCCGAAAATTAGTTATGATTCTCTAGGAAAAATTCGTGCTGTTAATTATATTTATCCTCAAGAAAAAGATTATATTATACAAGATTTGATGCCTTTGTTAGAGTCAGCCGGCGTTCAATTGGTTTTTTATGGACATTCTCATTTATGGAACCGTTTTGTGAGTCCAAGCGGCATCCATTTTTTAGAGTCTTCTAATGTGGGTAATAGTTACGGAGCCTATTTAGGCAGTCAAAAACGTCCTATTCCGATGGGAGAACTGAACTATAATTATGCTTTAACAGGTAATCCGAATGGGTTAGAGGCTGTGCTGCCTAATCTTGCACCTTTATTAGATGAGCATCATCAACCCTTGCCTTATATTGCTAGTAATGATATAACAGTATTTAGTATTTTAGATACAGGAAAAGGAACGGTAAGTAGTTATTATTTTGATACCCGCGACCCGAAAGGGCCTGTTATTAAATTTGATGAATTTAAAGTTTAG
- a CDS encoding response regulator — MFIGISKILLVEDDPREIDLISLALNHEELGSHISIDIATDGQEALDYLLGAEADLLSRPLPRLVLLDLNLPLINGTEVLRRIRNHPRTQDLIVVVMTSSAEDRDIQTCYNLGVNSYIVKPINFAQYLDVARQVGIYWMRINEPPI; from the coding sequence ATGTTTATAGGAATTAGCAAAATTCTCCTAGTAGAGGATGATCCCCGCGAGATTGACTTAATATCTCTAGCCTTAAATCACGAAGAATTAGGGAGTCACATTAGTATAGACATAGCCACTGATGGGCAAGAAGCTCTAGATTATTTGTTAGGAGCAGAAGCCGATCTGTTATCTCGGCCACTTCCTCGACTTGTGTTACTCGATTTAAATCTTCCTTTAATTAATGGTACTGAAGTTCTGAGAAGAATTCGCAACCACCCCCGTACACAAGACTTAATAGTAGTTGTTATGACTTCATCAGCAGAAGACAGAGATATACAAACCTGCTACAATTTAGGTGTCAATAGCTATATCGTCAAACCCATTAATTTTGCTCAATATCTTGATGTAGCGCGTCAGGTAGGTATTTATTGGATGAGGATAAATGAGCCGCCGATATAA
- a CDS encoding carbonic anhydrase family protein, which translates to MNFSQKFLFMAEASLLVAVGLLTPLSAQAFGSISGISYNDLNGNKIQDANEAILSGRQLELIDQTGNVIQTTTTNESGFYQFSELGAGAYIVRQVLPSNGKQTSPNFITNLTLGSVNGQWGYQDIPSLGIVGVEHWGTIAPDANGYFQTPIDLTGPTVDLNKWLNRNYQTTTLERLFNNGHTIEAEYSSESENYIDLGGEDFKLLQFHFHSPSEHNLSGSNSPLELHLVHRHQNGGLAVIGLFLEVGQENQALGSIFSNIPSIPNNGDQILGLENFDTNALFPEDSQGYFYTGSLTTPPATEGVNWFVFKTPIQVSSAQLAAYQAVADSDPNNDFLPGNRPLEPLNGRQLNEINYQLTLTDNSVIENLNFGSKSVPEPGSILSLLGLGGLFFGSKLKAHK; encoded by the coding sequence ATGAATTTTTCGCAAAAGTTTCTGTTCATGGCTGAAGCCAGTTTATTAGTAGCAGTTGGACTATTAACACCCCTATCTGCACAAGCATTTGGTTCTATTTCTGGCATTAGTTATAATGACCTAAATGGGAATAAAATTCAAGATGCTAATGAAGCAATTTTATCAGGTCGGCAACTTGAACTGATTGATCAAACTGGCAACGTTATTCAAACAACCACTACCAATGAGTCAGGTTTTTATCAATTTAGCGAACTAGGGGCTGGTGCTTATATTGTTCGTCAAGTATTACCCTCCAATGGGAAACAAACTAGCCCGAATTTTATTACTAATTTAACTCTGGGTTCAGTTAACGGTCAATGGGGTTATCAAGACATTCCATCTTTAGGAATAGTTGGGGTAGAACATTGGGGCACCATTGCACCGGATGCTAATGGGTATTTTCAAACTCCCATCGACCTTACAGGGCCTACCGTAGATTTAAATAAATGGTTAAATCGTAATTATCAAACAACGACTCTAGAAAGACTTTTTAATAATGGTCACACCATTGAAGCCGAATATTCTTCAGAAAGTGAAAATTATATCGACCTTGGTGGAGAAGACTTTAAACTGCTACAATTTCATTTCCATAGTCCCAGTGAGCATAATTTAAGCGGATCTAATTCTCCTTTAGAACTTCACCTAGTGCATCGACATCAGAATGGCGGACTGGCAGTCATTGGATTGTTTTTGGAAGTGGGGCAGGAAAATCAAGCGTTAGGCTCAATTTTTTCTAATATTCCCTCTATACCTAACAACGGTGATCAGATTTTGGGCCTTGAAAATTTTGATACTAATGCTTTGTTTCCTGAAGATTCTCAAGGATATTTCTATACGGGTTCCTTAACGACTCCACCAGCAACTGAAGGTGTTAATTGGTTTGTCTTCAAGACTCCTATTCAAGTTTCCTCGGCACAACTGGCGGCTTATCAGGCTGTGGCTGACAGTGATCCCAATAATGACTTTTTACCAGGTAATCGTCCACTAGAACCGTTAAATGGTCGTCAGTTAAATGAGATCAATTATCAATTGACTCTTACAGACAATAGTGTTATTGAAAATCTCAATTTTGGTAGTAAATCTGTCCCAGAACCGGGATCAATCTTGAGTTTATTAGGCTTAGGAGGTTTATTTTTTGGTTCTAAACTTAAAGCGCATAAATAA
- a CDS encoding EAL domain-containing protein, with protein MSERSPLGAQPLLKKSSPLKLLILEDLREDIELIVLSLQTAGLIFTYDVVETSALYHKYLQENSYDAVLADYRLPEFNGLTAFRLLQESTQEIPFILVTGSLGEEGAVECLRAGMTDYVLKERLFRLPTVLSRALEEFELRRQRQEAIDQIQATAKREAIINRIVQAIREKLELEIILPTTVNELHQALQVSRCIIFQPDLEQQMRIQYVSAELVRSPSESTREGHSLLGIYCNFYRHYGADLAKGEAVVINKIDDHLPPELQAIARTYQVRSLLLIPLLYQQCYLGGIALHQCDYQREWTDNEIALVKTIADHCAIAIHHTQLYQQAQTELAQRQRVEMTLRQSERRFRALIENAADIIVILDAQLRFSYLSPSVERILGYHSHELMHTSIFTLIHPDEAAEFTKALNRIIENPATTLNPLEYRIRTYHNTWLIVETLLSNLLNDPCVQGIVLNCHEITQRKQIEAQLRHDALHDTLTGFPNRALLMDRLAQAIKREKRRFGSNFAVLFLDLDRFKLLNDSLGHLIGDELLVAFAERLQQVRRSTDTIARLGGDEFVILLEDLCKVEEAILVAERINQVLSSSFIIDQQEVFITASIGVAFSAYRYQQPAQILRDADTAMYYAKNRGRARYEVFDPSMHIHALRQLHLENDLRRAIERDELVVYYQPIISLTTGSLQGVEALVRWRHPQQGMVSPAEFIPIAEETGLIVALDQWVLNAACEQMRLWQQEYPYLEPITVSVNLSGRQFSQPDLIKKIDSILNQTGLEGKYLKLEITETVLIENPNSAAEMLQQLIERKIQVCLDDFGTGYSSLGYLHRFPLDILKIDRSFVSNIEQNRSNSSIIRTIITLARELGIRVIAEGVETQEQRLFLQSLGCHYGQGYWFSPPIDSTKLSNLMTNKLHTW; from the coding sequence ATGTCAGAACGATCCCCCCTAGGGGCACAACCTTTATTAAAAAAGTCATCTCCTCTGAAACTCTTAATCCTAGAAGACCTAAGAGAAGATATAGAACTAATCGTTCTGAGTCTACAAACCGCCGGTTTAATATTTACTTACGATGTGGTTGAAACTAGCGCCCTCTATCATAAATATTTACAAGAAAATAGTTATGATGCTGTTTTAGCCGACTACCGATTACCAGAATTCAACGGCTTAACGGCTTTTAGATTACTACAAGAGTCTACACAAGAGATCCCTTTTATTTTAGTAACCGGCAGCTTAGGAGAAGAAGGCGCTGTTGAGTGTTTAAGAGCCGGCATGACTGACTATGTTCTCAAAGAACGTTTGTTTCGTCTACCCACCGTCTTATCTCGTGCTTTAGAAGAATTTGAACTTCGTCGTCAGCGACAGGAAGCCATTGACCAAATTCAAGCCACCGCCAAGCGAGAGGCAATTATTAATCGTATCGTTCAAGCCATCCGAGAAAAGCTCGAATTAGAAATCATCCTGCCTACTACCGTTAATGAATTACATCAAGCCCTTCAAGTCAGTCGTTGTATAATTTTTCAGCCTGACCTTGAGCAACAAATGCGAATTCAGTATGTCAGTGCGGAACTCGTTCGGTCCCCCAGTGAATCTACCCGTGAAGGCCATAGTTTATTAGGGATTTATTGTAATTTTTATCGACATTATGGTGCTGACTTAGCTAAAGGAGAGGCCGTCGTTATTAACAAAATTGATGACCATCTCCCCCCTGAACTTCAAGCCATCGCCAGAACTTATCAAGTTCGTTCCTTGCTGCTGATCCCTCTGTTGTATCAGCAATGTTATTTAGGCGGAATCGCACTACATCAATGTGATTACCAACGGGAATGGACAGACAATGAAATTGCTTTAGTAAAAACCATTGCCGATCATTGTGCTATTGCCATTCACCATACTCAACTCTATCAACAAGCTCAAACCGAACTCGCCCAACGTCAGCGAGTAGAAATGACCCTCAGACAAAGCGAACGACGCTTTAGAGCGCTCATTGAAAACGCCGCCGATATTATTGTCATTTTAGATGCTCAGTTACGCTTTTCCTATCTCAGCCCCTCTGTAGAAAGGATCTTAGGATATCATTCCCATGAACTGATGCACACCAGCATTTTTACACTCATTCATCCTGATGAAGCCGCCGAATTTACCAAAGCTCTCAACCGCATCATAGAAAATCCAGCCACCACTCTCAATCCACTAGAATATCGGATCAGAACTTACCATAACACTTGGTTAATTGTCGAGACCCTCTTAAGCAACCTACTCAATGATCCTTGTGTGCAGGGAATCGTCCTCAACTGCCACGAAATTACTCAGCGTAAACAAATCGAAGCCCAATTGCGACATGATGCCCTTCATGATACCTTAACCGGTTTTCCCAATCGAGCTTTATTAATGGACCGTTTAGCTCAGGCTATTAAACGAGAAAAAAGACGTTTTGGCAGTAATTTTGCGGTTTTATTTCTGGATTTAGACAGATTTAAACTATTAAATGATAGTCTTGGTCATTTAATCGGAGATGAGCTTTTAGTGGCTTTTGCTGAACGCCTACAACAAGTTCGCCGTTCCACAGATACCATCGCTCGTCTAGGAGGAGACGAATTTGTCATCTTGCTTGAAGATCTTTGTAAAGTTGAAGAGGCGATCCTCGTGGCAGAACGCATTAATCAGGTTCTCTCCTCCTCGTTTATTATTGATCAGCAAGAAGTTTTTATTACTGCTAGTATCGGTGTTGCTTTCAGTGCCTACCGCTACCAACAACCTGCACAAATTCTTAGAGATGCTGATACAGCAATGTATTATGCCAAAAATCGTGGCCGAGCCAGATATGAAGTGTTTGATCCCTCAATGCACATTCATGCGCTCAGACAACTACATTTAGAAAATGATTTACGTCGGGCCATCGAACGAGATGAACTCGTGGTCTATTATCAACCGATAATTTCTCTAACGACAGGTTCTTTGCAAGGAGTAGAAGCTCTAGTCCGTTGGCGACATCCTCAACAGGGAATGGTTTCCCCGGCTGAATTTATTCCGATCGCCGAAGAAACCGGTTTAATTGTCGCTCTCGATCAGTGGGTGTTGAATGCCGCTTGTGAGCAAATGCGGCTTTGGCAACAAGAATACCCCTATTTAGAACCCATAACGGTCAGTGTTAATCTTTCTGGTCGGCAATTTTCTCAACCAGATTTAATCAAAAAAATTGACTCTATTCTTAATCAAACTGGTTTAGAGGGAAAATATTTAAAACTAGAAATTACTGAAACCGTATTAATTGAAAATCCTAACTCAGCCGCCGAAATGTTACAGCAATTGATCGAAAGAAAAATTCAAGTTTGCTTAGATGATTTTGGCACAGGCTACTCCTCTTTAGGCTATTTACACCGCTTTCCTCTGGATATCTTAAAAATTGACCGATCTTTTGTCAGTAATATAGAACAGAACCGCTCTAATTCTAGCATTATTCGTACTATCATCACCCTGGCAAGAGAATTAGGAATAAGAGTCATTGCTGAGGGAGTCGAAACCCAAGAACAACGCTTATTTTTACAGTCTTTAGGTTGCCATTATGGACAGGGTTACTGGTTTTCTCCCCCCATTGATAGCACAAAATTAAGCAATTTAATGACCAATAAATTACACACTTGGTAA